In Natronoarchaeum philippinense, a single window of DNA contains:
- a CDS encoding DoxX family protein — protein sequence MSDTDSTTDTPPSRLGRLLFASGLAALALRNLTNLDGRIAYADAKGVPLPDKLVPASSGLLLGGSIGIGLWKLPKLAAGSIAAFFVGVTPLMHDFWAVDEDSRSEELTSFLQNLTLLGAAIAFFRRASEN from the coding sequence ATGTCAGACACCGATTCGACCACCGATACGCCGCCGTCACGACTCGGACGGCTTCTCTTTGCGAGCGGTCTCGCGGCGCTCGCGCTTCGCAATCTGACGAACCTCGACGGGCGCATCGCCTACGCGGACGCCAAGGGCGTCCCGCTCCCCGACAAACTGGTTCCCGCGTCGAGCGGCCTCCTCCTTGGCGGGAGCATCGGCATCGGGCTCTGGAAACTCCCCAAGCTCGCCGCAGGCAGCATCGCCGCGTTCTTCGTCGGCGTCACGCCGCTCATGCACGACTTCTGGGCCGTCGACGAGGACTCGCGCAGCGAGGAGCTCACCTCGTTCCTCCAGAACCTGACGCTGCTCGGCGCCGCGATCGCGTTCTTCCGGCGGGCGAGTGAGAACTGA
- a CDS encoding AbrB/MazE/SpoVT family DNA-binding domain-containing protein, whose protein sequence is MSKSTDERGRIYLPKDVRERFGDQYRIVELPSHVALFPVDEDPLEGLRAAVGDAFAETEAEDLKGTAREAVSREVRAEADDRSQDDEE, encoded by the coding sequence ATGTCCAAGTCGACAGACGAACGGGGACGAATCTACCTCCCGAAGGATGTCCGCGAGCGGTTCGGGGACCAGTATCGCATCGTCGAACTCCCGAGCCACGTCGCACTCTTCCCTGTCGATGAGGACCCGCTGGAGGGCCTCCGGGCGGCTGTTGGCGATGCCTTCGCCGAGACGGAGGCCGAGGACTTGAAAGGAACCGCCCGCGAGGCGGTTTCCCGAGAGGTTCGAGCGGAAGCGGACGACCGGTCGCAGGACGACGAGGAGTGA
- a CDS encoding PIN domain-containing protein, with amino-acid sequence MYVETDFLTALVKDDDWLQDAAIEALEERDDLHTSILAYAEVMVLFYDREDAEYEIDAPRAIANLLELVPIRPEAHEDAVLAAAAFLDEYDLTPFDALHAGLVTTGEEGVLSTEQDYDTIGLDRTPLEPDSSE; translated from the coding sequence GTGTACGTCGAAACCGACTTCCTCACCGCGCTGGTGAAAGACGACGACTGGCTGCAAGACGCCGCAATCGAGGCTCTCGAAGAACGCGATGACCTCCACACCTCGATACTCGCGTACGCCGAGGTGATGGTGTTGTTCTACGACCGCGAGGACGCCGAGTACGAGATCGACGCGCCGCGGGCGATTGCCAACCTGCTCGAACTGGTTCCGATCCGACCGGAAGCACACGAGGACGCAGTGCTGGCCGCTGCGGCGTTCCTCGACGAGTACGATCTCACCCCGTTCGATGCACTGCACGCCGGGCTCGTCACGACCGGCGAAGAGGGCGTCCTTTCGACCGAGCAGGACTACGATACGATCGGCCTCGACCGGACACCATTGGAGCCTGACTCCTCCGAATGA
- a CDS encoding 4Fe-4S dicluster domain-containing protein yields MAIDANFEQNREIVDEHEGHDVWGPVEEPEQLGIHGTHVAVDFDICLADGACLEDCPVDVFEWVDSPGHPESEIKADPANEAQCIDCMLCVDVCPVDAIDVDAGRAGRT; encoded by the coding sequence ATGGCCATCGACGCGAACTTCGAGCAGAACCGAGAGATCGTAGACGAACACGAGGGCCACGACGTGTGGGGCCCCGTCGAGGAGCCCGAGCAGTTGGGCATCCACGGCACCCACGTCGCGGTTGACTTCGACATCTGTCTCGCCGACGGGGCGTGTCTGGAGGACTGCCCGGTCGACGTGTTCGAGTGGGTCGACTCGCCGGGCCACCCCGAGAGCGAGATCAAGGCCGATCCCGCAAACGAGGCCCAGTGCATCGACTGTATGCTCTGTGTCGACGTCTGCCCGGTCGACGCGATCGACGTCGACGCCGGGCGCGCCGGGCGGACCTGA
- a CDS encoding electron transfer flavoprotein subunit beta/FixA family protein: protein MYSLVLTKGVPDFREGQVSFDDDGHLERGKTPTVMNPNDEFALEAALQTKVRAGGTMGVMSMGPPGYEDVLREAMETVYADELFLLSDRAMAAADTWATAITLATGVEKLAETDRGRPDLVFAGFKTADGETGHTGLQTAWGLEWPMITHVISMEIDDAEETVRAKRLVEGDIEEIETVEAPLPAVIVADPEFEPSYRRAEHRLRLKDLRAETQARAENYEDHLTVWDHEALNLDPDYIGLDGSPTIVESVDPIPKAPAEREATPIDPSEPDQLGEVLETMRPYAGGD, encoded by the coding sequence ATGTACTCACTGGTTCTGACCAAGGGGGTCCCGGACTTCCGGGAGGGACAGGTATCGTTCGACGACGACGGACACTTAGAACGGGGGAAGACGCCGACGGTGATGAACCCCAACGACGAGTTCGCACTGGAGGCGGCGCTCCAGACGAAAGTTCGGGCGGGCGGCACCATGGGGGTGATGAGCATGGGCCCGCCGGGCTACGAGGACGTGCTCCGCGAGGCGATGGAGACGGTGTACGCCGACGAGCTGTTCTTGCTGTCGGACCGAGCGATGGCGGCCGCCGACACGTGGGCGACGGCGATCACGCTGGCGACCGGCGTCGAGAAGCTCGCCGAGACCGACCGCGGGCGCCCGGATCTGGTGTTTGCTGGGTTCAAGACCGCCGACGGCGAGACCGGCCACACCGGCCTCCAGACCGCTTGGGGGCTGGAGTGGCCGATGATCACGCACGTGATCTCGATGGAGATCGACGACGCGGAGGAGACGGTCCGGGCAAAGCGCCTCGTCGAGGGCGACATCGAGGAGATCGAGACCGTCGAGGCGCCGCTGCCGGCGGTGATCGTCGCCGATCCGGAGTTCGAGCCCAGCTACCGCCGGGCCGAGCATCGGCTTCGCCTGAAGGACCTGCGCGCCGAGACCCAAGCGCGCGCCGAGAACTACGAGGACCACCTCACGGTCTGGGATCACGAGGCCCTCAACCTCGATCCCGATTACATCGGGCTGGACGGCTCGCCGACGATCGTCGAGTCGGTCGATCCGATCCCGAAGGCGCCGGCCGAGCGCGAGGCGACGCCGATCGACCCGAGCGAGCCCGACCAGCTCGGGGAGGTGCTCGAAACGATGCGGCCCTACGCAGGGGGTGACTAA
- a CDS encoding electron transfer flavoprotein subunit alpha/FixB family protein: protein MPEIDPGEYDIGELGPKLKEIEEIDQLEAIRDAEREGEDRSNVHTLIESRIEKLRGDADEEAGDLDPTELTVAELGNAIRNVEDAEELEAVLEAETAGDDRSSAKSLIEDRIDAVRGSDEEEAAEEAMAPEEKYPELDHPTADKKHVRALDDGVYEDMWVYCETQQGELIDVSKELLGKARELIDGYNDEYPTDGDEEKVVAVIIGAEMEAQAERAIEYGADVAVYVEDDRLERFRHQPYTELFCELARAEYDWKGYDEPRYVLFPATNNGRDLSALVQAELDSGLASDCSGLYIDDTVISNPAKVGRGGDKKEFQRVLHMKRPDFSGFEYSTILCLDNPSREFHPQGASVIPGSFEVPDPDPDREGLVVHHESDLDDAWLGVDVTDHDQLEGGVDLTGNEVIVALGRGIGDDPTRGMELGLELADAFEDADLGITRGIVTSSYQFEGHVEQYAGEERQIGETGQVVEPELYVAAGISGAIQHKVGMDESDTIVAINTEPDADIRDFSDYYIEGDLFDVLPTLIEAVESGELDAAALAGGESTAEADEAASPAGGDDDD from the coding sequence GTGCCCGAAATCGACCCGGGCGAGTACGACATCGGCGAACTCGGACCGAAGCTCAAGGAGATCGAGGAGATCGACCAGTTAGAGGCGATCCGCGACGCCGAGCGCGAGGGCGAGGACCGCTCGAACGTCCACACGCTGATCGAGAGCCGGATCGAGAAACTGCGCGGCGACGCCGACGAGGAGGCGGGCGATCTCGACCCGACCGAACTGACCGTCGCTGAACTCGGCAACGCGATCCGGAACGTCGAGGACGCCGAGGAGCTCGAAGCCGTGCTCGAAGCCGAGACCGCGGGCGACGACCGATCGAGCGCCAAGAGCCTGATCGAGGATCGGATCGACGCCGTCCGGGGCAGCGACGAGGAGGAAGCCGCCGAGGAGGCGATGGCGCCCGAGGAGAAGTACCCCGAACTCGACCATCCCACCGCCGACAAAAAACACGTTCGGGCGCTCGACGACGGCGTCTACGAGGACATGTGGGTGTACTGCGAGACCCAGCAGGGCGAACTCATCGACGTATCGAAGGAGCTGCTCGGGAAGGCCCGGGAGCTGATCGACGGGTACAACGACGAGTACCCGACGGACGGCGACGAGGAGAAGGTCGTCGCCGTCATCATCGGTGCCGAGATGGAAGCACAGGCCGAGCGAGCGATCGAGTACGGCGCCGACGTGGCCGTCTACGTCGAGGACGACCGGCTCGAACGGTTCCGCCACCAGCCCTACACCGAGCTGTTCTGCGAGCTGGCCCGCGCCGAGTACGACTGGAAGGGCTACGACGAGCCGCGGTACGTCCTCTTCCCGGCGACGAACAACGGTCGGGACCTCTCGGCGCTCGTGCAGGCCGAACTCGACTCCGGGCTCGCCAGCGACTGCTCGGGGCTGTACATCGACGACACCGTGATCTCGAATCCGGCGAAAGTCGGACGCGGTGGCGACAAAAAGGAGTTCCAGCGCGTGTTGCACATGAAGCGCCCGGACTTCTCGGGGTTCGAGTACTCGACGATTCTGTGTCTGGACAACCCCAGTCGGGAGTTCCACCCGCAGGGCGCGTCGGTCATTCCGGGGAGTTTCGAGGTGCCCGACCCCGACCCCGACCGCGAGGGGCTGGTCGTTCACCACGAGAGCGATCTCGACGACGCGTGGCTCGGCGTCGACGTGACCGACCACGACCAGTTGGAGGGCGGCGTCGACCTCACGGGCAACGAGGTGATCGTCGCGCTCGGTCGGGGCATCGGCGACGATCCGACCCGCGGGATGGAACTCGGACTGGAACTGGCCGACGCGTTCGAGGACGCCGACTTGGGGATCACCCGAGGGATCGTCACCTCTTCCTATCAGTTCGAGGGCCACGTCGAGCAGTACGCCGGCGAGGAACGCCAGATCGGCGAGACCGGGCAGGTCGTCGAGCCGGAGCTGTACGTCGCGGCGGGCATCTCCGGGGCGATCCAGCACAAGGTGGGGATGGACGAGTCCGACACGATCGTCGCCATCAACACCGAGCCCGACGCCGACATCCGGGACTTCTCGGACTACTACATCGAGGGCGATCTGTTCGACGTGCTCCCGACCCTGATCGAGGCCGTCGAATCGGGCGAACTGGACGCCGCCGCGCTCGCTGGCGGCGAATCGACCGCGGAGGCGGACGAAGCCGCCTCGCCAGCCGGAGGTGACGACGATGACTGA
- a CDS encoding FAD-dependent monooxygenase gives MTENDSTADREQYGTGGEHYEAVVVGAGPGGAAAAATLARNGVETLVLERGTEAGSKNVSGGLLYAEESAPYTIDELFPDFREQAAERPVTEYYIHNVAGDTVETFDITDLHEHDTEWCDAVLRRRMDSWLEARVHEMTRQTGGGVLTDVRVNGLLWEHGRVVGVTCDELGPITADLIVAADGVNSELAREAGLMDWDEPDEWFQGVKAVVDMEPDAIDERFDVGPETGAAHLFSGDLFEGVRGGGFLYTNEDSLSIGTVFHLDSLAAEEAEPHELLDALLTHPLLGQWLGDEYHEREYAAKLVPDSKKVASTSPHRDRLVLVGDAGGQMQAQGPIIKGMNHAVTAGALAAEAFVEARSRGDPHSAGERYEQRLRDEGVMKKLRPPGYQAVSAIGEHDAVADLTDRILESPIGRAGVRALGGQLERLYSSPTLSMLVPDTKTPYVTLPTVIAEELGDPVRTRNGIEPPDLATRIGDLTYDTDVGNPHIELLDNSYAASGTAVTACPVSAEDFGGGCYRTEEVKTNGSTERVVSLDTQPCVECGTCAIVADTDWEHPRGGKGVEFREG, from the coding sequence ATGACTGAGAACGACAGCACGGCCGATCGGGAGCAGTACGGAACAGGCGGCGAACATTACGAGGCGGTCGTCGTCGGCGCCGGGCCGGGCGGCGCCGCGGCGGCGGCGACGCTTGCTCGCAACGGCGTCGAGACGCTCGTGTTAGAACGCGGCACCGAGGCGGGCTCGAAGAACGTCTCCGGCGGGCTGCTCTACGCGGAGGAATCGGCCCCCTACACCATCGACGAGCTGTTCCCCGACTTCCGCGAGCAGGCGGCCGAGCGGCCGGTCACGGAGTATTACATCCACAACGTCGCCGGCGATACGGTCGAGACGTTCGACATCACCGACCTCCACGAGCACGACACCGAGTGGTGCGACGCCGTGCTCCGGCGCCGGATGGACTCGTGGCTCGAAGCCCGGGTCCACGAGATGACTCGCCAGACTGGCGGCGGCGTCCTGACGGACGTGCGCGTCAACGGCCTGCTGTGGGAACACGGCCGCGTCGTCGGCGTCACCTGCGACGAACTCGGTCCGATCACCGCGGACCTGATCGTCGCCGCCGACGGCGTCAACTCCGAACTCGCGCGGGAGGCCGGCCTGATGGACTGGGACGAGCCCGACGAGTGGTTCCAGGGCGTCAAGGCCGTCGTCGACATGGAGCCCGACGCCATCGACGAGCGCTTCGATGTCGGCCCGGAGACGGGCGCGGCCCACCTGTTCTCGGGCGACCTGTTCGAGGGCGTTCGGGGCGGCGGATTCCTCTACACCAACGAGGATTCGCTGTCGATCGGGACGGTGTTCCACCTCGACAGCCTCGCCGCCGAGGAGGCCGAACCCCACGAACTGCTGGACGCCCTGCTGACCCACCCGCTGCTCGGTCAGTGGCTCGGCGACGAGTACCACGAGCGCGAGTACGCCGCGAAGCTCGTGCCCGACTCGAAGAAGGTCGCCAGCACCTCGCCCCACCGCGACCGGCTCGTGTTGGTGGGCGACGCTGGCGGTCAGATGCAGGCCCAAGGGCCGATCATCAAGGGGATGAACCACGCCGTCACCGCGGGCGCGCTGGCCGCCGAGGCGTTCGTCGAAGCCCGCTCGCGGGGCGACCCCCACAGCGCCGGCGAGCGCTACGAGCAGCGCCTGCGCGACGAGGGCGTCATGAAGAAGCTCCGGCCGCCGGGCTACCAAGCAGTCAGCGCGATCGGCGAGCACGACGCCGTCGCCGACCTCACCGACCGCATTCTGGAGTCGCCGATCGGCCGCGCCGGCGTCCGTGCGCTCGGCGGCCAGTTGGAACGGCTCTACAGTTCGCCGACCCTCTCGATGCTGGTGCCCGACACGAAGACGCCCTACGTCACCCTGCCGACGGTCATCGCCGAGGAGTTGGGCGACCCCGTCAGGACGCGCAACGGCATCGAGCCGCCGGACCTAGCTACGCGGATCGGCGATCTAACCTACGACACCGACGTGGGCAACCCCCACATCGAACTGCTGGACAACTCGTATGCGGCAAGCGGGACGGCCGTCACGGCCTGTCCGGTCAGCGCCGAGGACTTCGGCGGCGGCTGTTACCGCACCGAGGAGGTCAAGACCAACGGGTCGACCGAGCGCGTCGTCAGCCTCGACACCCAGCCCTGCGTGGAGTGTGGGACCTGTGCGATCGTCGCCGACACCGACTGGGAGCACCCGCGCGGCGGCAAGGGCGTCGAGTTCCGCGAGGGGTGA
- a CDS encoding GNAT family N-acetyltransferase, whose translation MKLSQPIEFDHEDRQQIYEYVERNGRAGHDETQRAVLPNDRGGFRHHVAILKRNGYLETTADGDLQVAIEDAGEEEFTGEEFTFTIRPARQKDLTGIVGAIRQVAEQGTYIVAETVAQELDHQEALLRHNELESRMFFVATVNDEVVGWVHLHAPELEKLHHTAELTVGVVDEYRGRGLGSHLLSRGLEWAGKNGYEKLYQSVPATNDAAIDFLETHGWETEAVREDHYKIDDEYVDEVMMAVEL comes from the coding sequence ATGAAGCTCTCGCAGCCGATCGAGTTCGACCACGAGGACCGCCAGCAGATCTACGAGTACGTCGAGCGCAACGGGAGGGCCGGCCACGACGAAACCCAGCGCGCGGTGTTGCCCAACGATCGGGGAGGATTCCGGCATCACGTAGCCATCCTCAAGCGCAACGGCTATCTGGAGACGACGGCCGACGGCGACCTGCAGGTCGCCATCGAGGACGCCGGCGAGGAGGAGTTCACCGGTGAGGAGTTCACGTTCACGATCCGCCCCGCCCGCCAGAAAGACCTGACAGGGATCGTGGGTGCGATCCGGCAGGTCGCCGAGCAAGGAACCTACATCGTCGCCGAGACGGTCGCGCAGGAACTCGACCATCAGGAGGCGCTGTTGCGCCACAACGAGCTCGAATCGCGAATGTTCTTCGTCGCCACGGTCAACGACGAGGTCGTCGGATGGGTCCACCTGCACGCGCCGGAGCTCGAAAAGCTCCACCACACCGCCGAGTTGACCGTCGGCGTCGTCGACGAGTACCGCGGTCGCGGACTGGGGAGCCACCTCCTCTCACGCGGGCTTGAGTGGGCCGGCAAGAACGGGTACGAGAAGCTCTACCAGAGCGTCCCGGCGACCAACGACGCCGCCATCGACTTTCTCGAAACCCACGGCTGGGAGACCGAAGCCGTCCGCGAGGACCACTACAAGATCGACGACGAGTACGTCGACGAAGTGATGATGGCGGTCGAGTTGTAG
- a CDS encoding RDD family protein, translated as MDDPETATRCGVGIRGVAMTIDSFVWLFLFVVAVSVVGVVTGQTEITAAGVDTSLEGTPAAVGLVLWLGLAIGYHAFFESQSGKTLGKYLVDIRVVDDDGTPPSLRTAAVRNVLRLVDWLPAFYVVGIVALAVSDRRARLGDRLAGTTVVR; from the coding sequence ATGGACGACCCCGAAACCGCGACTCGGTGCGGCGTGGGCATTCGCGGCGTCGCAATGACCATCGACTCGTTCGTCTGGCTCTTCCTGTTCGTCGTGGCCGTCTCGGTCGTCGGCGTCGTGACGGGGCAGACCGAAATCACCGCGGCCGGGGTCGACACGTCGCTCGAAGGGACGCCCGCGGCGGTCGGGCTAGTGCTGTGGCTCGGGCTGGCAATCGGCTACCACGCGTTCTTTGAATCCCAGTCCGGCAAGACGCTCGGGAAGTATCTCGTCGACATTCGCGTCGTCGACGACGACGGCACGCCGCCCTCGTTGCGCACTGCTGCCGTCCGAAACGTTCTCAGACTTGTCGACTGGCTCCCGGCGTTCTACGTCGTCGGCATCGTCGCGCTCGCAGTGTCAGACCGGCGGGCTCGACTCGGGGACCGGTTAGCGGGGACGACGGTCGTCAGGTGA
- a CDS encoding GNAT family N-acetyltransferase: MGTAKSPQFDHRDRQRIYEYVERRGTVDPEVARSELLPADGRGFRHHVSMLRRDGYLTLTDGGDLSVARKDAGREVFTENGLAFAVRPARQEDLTGLVGAIRRIAERSDHVVAEAVARELEREDALVGHSAIESRRFFVATVNEEIVGWVHVRASELAKLRHTAELTVGVLPEYRGHGVGSRLLDRGVSWAADAGHEKVYQSVPATNETAIDFLDARGWETEAIREDHYRIDGEYVDEVMLAVEL, translated from the coding sequence ATGGGGACCGCCAAGTCGCCACAGTTCGATCACAGAGACCGCCAACGCATCTACGAGTACGTCGAACGGCGCGGAACCGTCGATCCCGAAGTCGCCCGTTCGGAGCTGTTACCTGCCGACGGCCGTGGCTTTCGTCATCACGTCTCGATGCTCCGCCGTGACGGCTATCTCACGCTCACCGACGGCGGCGACCTATCGGTTGCCCGTAAAGACGCCGGCCGCGAGGTGTTCACCGAGAACGGGCTGGCGTTCGCGGTGCGCCCCGCCCGACAGGAGGACTTGACGGGGCTCGTCGGCGCGATTCGGCGGATCGCCGAACGGAGCGATCACGTCGTCGCCGAGGCTGTCGCCCGGGAACTCGAACGCGAGGACGCGCTGGTGGGCCACAGCGCCATCGAGTCGCGCCGGTTCTTCGTGGCGACGGTCAACGAGGAGATCGTCGGCTGGGTCCACGTCCGGGCGTCCGAACTCGCCAAACTGCGCCACACCGCCGAGCTGACCGTCGGCGTCCTGCCCGAATACCGCGGGCACGGCGTCGGCAGTCGCCTGCTCGATCGCGGCGTGTCGTGGGCCGCCGACGCCGGTCACGAGAAAGTGTACCAGAGCGTCCCGGCGACCAACGAGACCGCCATCGACTTCCTCGACGCGCGAGGCTGGGAGACGGAAGCGATCCGCGAAGATCACTACCGAATCGACGGCGAGTACGTCGACGAGGTGATGCTGGCGGTCGAACTCTAG
- a CDS encoding redox-regulated ATPase YchF produces MISIALAGKPNAGKSTFYTAATRADVDVANYPFTTIDANRGVTHVRTDCPCLDREERCGDDNCREGKRYVPVELLDVAGLVPGAHEGKGLGNQFLDELTNADAIVNVIDASGGTNEEGEPVEIGEHDPIEDIDFIEEEMDMWLTGIVDSNWESVERKSRSPEFDIDEALADMLTGFGATEADVAASLRSLDYPDDPIQWTDEHREELARDIRARTKPIIVAANKIDVAPAENVERLLDLDKPVIPTTAEGELALRNAADAGLVEYDPGDADFEIVGEVNDSQRDALTDLREATANWDGTGVQAALNYAVYDLLDRLTAYPVQDQSKWTDAKGNVLPDAFLLPNGSTPVDLAYAVHSDIGDGYLHAVDATSNREIGEDYELEEGDVIKIVSTN; encoded by the coding sequence ATGATCTCCATCGCGCTTGCCGGGAAGCCAAACGCCGGCAAGTCCACGTTCTACACCGCGGCGACGCGGGCCGACGTCGACGTTGCGAACTACCCGTTCACGACGATCGACGCCAACCGCGGCGTGACCCACGTCCGGACCGACTGCCCCTGCCTCGACCGCGAGGAGCGCTGTGGCGACGACAACTGCCGAGAGGGGAAGCGCTACGTCCCGGTCGAACTGCTCGACGTGGCCGGGCTGGTTCCCGGCGCCCACGAGGGCAAGGGGCTTGGCAACCAGTTCCTCGACGAGTTGACCAACGCAGACGCCATCGTCAACGTGATCGACGCCTCGGGAGGGACCAACGAGGAGGGCGAGCCCGTCGAGATCGGCGAGCACGACCCGATCGAGGACATCGATTTCATCGAGGAGGAGATGGACATGTGGCTGACGGGGATCGTCGACAGCAACTGGGAGTCCGTCGAGCGCAAGTCCCGTTCGCCCGAGTTCGACATCGACGAGGCGCTCGCGGACATGCTGACCGGCTTCGGCGCCACGGAGGCCGACGTGGCCGCGAGCCTGCGCAGTCTCGATTACCCAGACGACCCGATCCAGTGGACCGACGAGCACCGCGAGGAACTGGCCCGCGACATCCGCGCGCGGACGAAGCCGATCATCGTCGCCGCCAACAAGATCGACGTGGCGCCCGCCGAGAACGTCGAGCGCCTGCTCGATCTGGACAAGCCGGTGATCCCCACGACCGCGGAGGGCGAACTCGCGCTGCGCAACGCCGCCGACGCCGGACTCGTCGAGTACGACCCTGGCGACGCCGACTTCGAGATCGTCGGCGAGGTCAACGACTCCCAGCGCGACGCCCTGACCGACTTGCGCGAAGCGACCGCCAACTGGGACGGCACCGGCGTGCAGGCCGCGCTGAACTACGCGGTGTACGACCTGCTCGACCGGCTCACCGCCTACCCCGTGCAAGACCAGAGCAAGTGGACCGACGCGAAGGGCAACGTCCTCCCCGACGCGTTCTTGCTCCCGAACGGCTCGACGCCGGTCGATCTAGCCTACGCCGTCCACTCCGACATCGGCGACGGCTACCTCCACGCGGTCGACGCCACGTCTAATCGAGAGATCGGCGAGGACTATGAATTGGAGGAAGGCGACGTGATCAAGATCGTGAGTACGAACTGA
- a CDS encoding class I SAM-dependent methyltransferase has translation MAGIDGENRELWDAWSDEHQAMWNAETNDGGLPPVYSPLPDSESLDDWQAERLPAFEELDFVELGCGGGQGTVGAADEGVGTAVGVDFSTQQLRHATRLRDLYGVDAEFVAGDVSDLPLADDAFDLAYSGFVYFMVEDLDAALGEAQRVLRENGVLSFEVPHPFHELFDPDTLEFERSYHSTGPRRDKNDEVLHEDIVVFDRTIGELHTALVDAGFTVKQLWEWPQSDDPGDYDDEGAKSTSPELKANVPRTLGFRAVVD, from the coding sequence ATGGCAGGCATAGACGGTGAGAACCGAGAGCTGTGGGACGCTTGGTCCGACGAGCACCAAGCGATGTGGAATGCGGAGACGAACGATGGCGGCCTCCCGCCGGTGTACTCTCCGTTGCCCGACTCCGAGTCGCTGGACGACTGGCAGGCCGAGCGACTTCCTGCGTTCGAGGAGCTTGATTTCGTCGAACTGGGCTGTGGGGGCGGTCAGGGAACGGTCGGCGCCGCCGACGAAGGGGTCGGCACCGCCGTTGGCGTCGACTTCTCGACCCAGCAACTCCGCCACGCGACTCGGTTGCGGGATCTGTACGGTGTCGACGCCGAGTTCGTCGCTGGCGATGTCTCGGATCTCCCCCTAGCCGATGACGCCTTCGATCTTGCGTACTCCGGCTTCGTGTACTTCATGGTCGAAGATCTCGACGCCGCACTCGGGGAAGCACAGCGCGTGCTTCGGGAGAACGGCGTGCTCTCGTTTGAGGTTCCGCACCCGTTCCACGAACTGTTCGATCCGGACACGCTGGAGTTCGAGCGGAGCTATCATTCTACTGGTCCCCGCCGCGACAAGAACGACGAGGTACTCCACGAGGATATCGTCGTCTTCGACCGAACGATCGGCGAACTCCATACGGCGCTCGTCGACGCCGGTTTCACGGTCAAGCAACTTTGGGAGTGGCCACAAAGCGACGATCCGGGCGATTACGACGACGAGGGGGCCAAAAGCACGTCACCAGAACTGAAGGCGAATGTGCCGCGAACGCTCGGATTTCGCGCAGTTGTCGACTGA